In Halorhabdus tiamatea SARL4B, a genomic segment contains:
- a CDS encoding DUF4432 family protein, whose translation MDDWNRRPRISTKYAYRGIDASVLENRHLRVMVLQGKGGDILEFRDKRTDVDVLWHADHEWSPPPSVLQGAEPSWDEHYPGGWQVNLPVAAGPLEFPGGTYEHHGETALVPWEASIARDDETAVTLELTTALRQYPFSITRELTLPADAARLEIQESVTNEGAFELEYAWQQHLTLGQPLVGPQAHLDVPAEEGYVEDYDPGNEYNRLESGAEFTWPEAPGADGGTVDLETFPSTDARHNDMAYLRGFEEGWYAVTNPELDLGFGVHWPADVFESLWYWQPFGGLEAAPFWGRNYTAGLEPTTSHPGHSYPDAQRENGTMKSLGPGETVEASFVATTFGGEDRVDRVGPDGTVETR comes from the coding sequence ATGGACGACTGGAACAGGCGACCGCGGATCTCGACGAAGTACGCCTACCGGGGGATCGACGCGTCGGTCCTCGAGAACCGTCACCTGCGCGTGATGGTTTTACAGGGCAAGGGCGGGGACATCCTGGAGTTCAGGGACAAACGGACCGACGTCGACGTGCTCTGGCACGCCGATCACGAGTGGTCACCGCCCCCGAGCGTCCTCCAGGGGGCCGAACCGTCGTGGGACGAACACTACCCGGGCGGGTGGCAAGTCAACCTCCCTGTCGCGGCCGGGCCGCTCGAGTTCCCGGGCGGCACCTACGAGCACCACGGCGAGACCGCACTCGTGCCCTGGGAGGCGTCGATCGCCCGCGACGACGAGACGGCCGTGACCCTCGAACTCACGACAGCTCTCCGGCAGTATCCCTTCTCGATCACCCGCGAGTTGACGCTGCCGGCCGACGCCGCCCGTCTCGAAATTCAGGAGTCGGTCACCAACGAGGGCGCGTTCGAACTCGAGTACGCCTGGCAGCAACACCTCACGCTGGGGCAACCACTGGTCGGCCCACAGGCCCACCTCGACGTCCCGGCCGAAGAGGGGTACGTCGAGGACTACGACCCCGGCAACGAGTACAACCGACTCGAGAGCGGTGCCGAGTTCACGTGGCCCGAGGCACCGGGTGCTGACGGGGGGACGGTCGACTTAGAGACGTTCCCGTCGACGGACGCCCGGCACAACGACATGGCGTACCTGCGCGGGTTCGAGGAGGGATGGTACGCCGTCACCAATCCGGAGCTCGATCTGGGCTTTGGCGTCCACTGGCCGGCCGACGTCTTCGAGTCGCTGTGGTACTGGCAACCCTTCGGCGGCCTGGAGGCCGCGCCCTTCTGGGGGCGCAACTACACGGCCGGTCTCGAACCGACGACGTCCCATCCCGGTCACTCCTATCCGGACGCCCAGCGCGAGAACGGCACGATGAAGTCACTCGGGCCGGGCGAGACCGTCGAGGCATCGTTCGTCGCGACGACCTTCGGCGGCGAGGACCGCGTCGATCGTGTCGGTCCGGACGGGACGGTCGAGACTCGATAA
- a CDS encoding GNAT family N-acetyltransferase translates to MTGRSSDSTVRRFQLDDSPDVRRVHRVALRAAGTDPDDVPGNADLRWIEETYLRGDGEFLVAERDGRIVACGGLLIAGETAELVRIAVDPAHQRSGYGTAILDGLEATAAERGCDRVVLTTADRQAAAKQFYADRGYERRDTRQVGSYELIAFEKSLDAV, encoded by the coding sequence ATGACCGGCCGTTCCAGCGATTCGACTGTCCGGCGGTTTCAGCTCGACGATAGCCCCGATGTCCGGCGCGTCCACCGGGTGGCGCTCCGGGCGGCGGGGACCGATCCCGACGACGTGCCGGGTAACGCCGACCTCCGGTGGATCGAAGAGACGTATCTCCGAGGGGACGGGGAATTCCTGGTCGCCGAGCGCGACGGCCGGATCGTCGCCTGCGGCGGCCTCCTCATCGCGGGCGAGACGGCCGAACTCGTGCGGATCGCCGTCGATCCCGCCCACCAGCGATCGGGGTACGGGACGGCGATCCTCGACGGACTGGAGGCGACCGCTGCCGAGCGTGGCTGTGATCGGGTCGTCCTGACGACCGCCGACCGACAGGCCGCGGCGAAGCAGTTCTACGCCGATCGCGGGTACGAGCGACGGGACACCCGCCAGGTTGGGAGCTACGAACTCATCGCCTTCGAGAAGTCGCTGGACGCTGTCTGA
- a CDS encoding dihydroorotase, with the protein MLIRNATLPDGRSRDVRIEGERIAAVEEELSGPDDEREIDATGKRLLPGMIDAHVHFRQPGYSHKETWTTGSKSAAAGGATTVVDQPNTDPPTVDAETFDEKADLAADSIVDFGLNGGVSPRWDPDSLLDRPLFALGEVFLADSTGDMGIDERRFRDALAAAAEADVTVTVHAEDASRFNLGARDRTDADAWSAYRPARAEIDAVERVCALASEYDVDVHIAHASTPEAIDAAGEAGVSCEVTPHHLLLSRSNLDDLGTHGRMNPPLRREKRRERVYERVRNGQVDIVATDHAPHTSEEKDAGIWDAPSGVPGVETVLPLLLEEARRGHLTYERVRDLTAANPAALFDLPKKGRIAPGYDADLVLVDPEATREIRAADLHTKCDWTPFEGWQAVFPERTIVRGTVVYDRATEDEPFADHRGRNVRVPVADPADETQVDASPEQPSGGSGTDDAVAESNDEDA; encoded by the coding sequence ATGCTCATTCGGAACGCGACGCTCCCCGACGGCCGTTCTCGCGACGTTCGCATCGAGGGTGAACGGATCGCGGCCGTCGAGGAGGAACTCTCGGGGCCAGACGACGAGCGCGAGATCGACGCGACGGGCAAGCGCCTGTTGCCCGGCATGATCGACGCTCACGTCCACTTTCGGCAACCCGGCTATTCGCACAAGGAGACCTGGACGACCGGCTCGAAGAGTGCTGCGGCCGGCGGCGCGACGACCGTCGTCGACCAGCCCAACACCGACCCGCCGACGGTCGACGCCGAGACTTTCGACGAGAAGGCGGACCTCGCGGCCGATTCGATCGTCGACTTCGGCCTCAACGGCGGCGTCTCGCCGAGGTGGGATCCCGATTCGCTGCTCGACCGGCCACTCTTCGCCCTCGGCGAGGTGTTTCTGGCCGACTCGACCGGCGACATGGGGATCGACGAGCGTCGCTTCCGGGACGCGCTTGCGGCCGCCGCCGAGGCGGACGTGACCGTCACGGTCCACGCCGAGGACGCGAGTCGGTTCAACCTTGGAGCGCGCGACCGGACCGACGCCGACGCGTGGTCGGCCTACCGGCCGGCGCGAGCCGAGATCGACGCCGTCGAGCGGGTCTGTGCGCTCGCCAGCGAGTACGATGTCGACGTTCACATCGCCCACGCGAGCACCCCGGAGGCGATCGACGCCGCCGGCGAGGCCGGCGTGAGTTGCGAGGTCACGCCCCACCACCTCTTGCTCTCCCGGTCGAACCTCGACGATCTGGGGACCCACGGTCGGATGAACCCTCCACTTCGTCGCGAGAAGCGTCGCGAGCGCGTCTACGAGCGCGTCCGGAACGGGCAAGTCGACATCGTCGCGACCGACCACGCCCCCCATACCAGCGAGGAGAAAGACGCCGGCATTTGGGACGCGCCGAGCGGCGTCCCCGGCGTCGAGACTGTGCTTCCACTCCTGCTCGAAGAGGCCCGTCGCGGTCATCTCACGTACGAACGCGTTCGGGACCTGACGGCCGCCAACCCCGCGGCACTGTTCGACCTGCCGAAGAAAGGCCGGATCGCGCCCGGCTACGACGCCGACCTCGTCCTCGTCGATCCCGAGGCCACGCGTGAGATCCGGGCCGCCGACCTCCACACGAAGTGCGACTGGACGCCCTTCGAGGGGTGGCAGGCCGTCTTTCCGGAGCGGACGATCGTCCGGGGGACTGTCGTCTACGATCGGGCGACTGAGGACGAACCGTTCGCCGACCACCGGGGTCGGAACGTTCGCGTTCCGGTCGCCGATCCCGCGGACGAGACGCAAGTGGATGCTTCCCCCGAGCAGCCAAGCGGCGGTTCCGGGACTGACGACGCTGTCGCGGAGTCCAACGACGAGGACGCATAG
- a CDS encoding cysteine hydrolase family protein, translating into MEFDPDTTAVVVVDMQNGFCHQEGSLYAPASEDAIDPCVELIDRAGEMGASVVYTRDVHTDEQFEDAHYYDEFDRWGEHVLEGTWDAELVAKLKSRDADLIVEKHTYDAFHETQLDGWLTAHGIDDLLICGTLANVCVLHTAGSAGLRDYRPLLVEDAVGYLEEDHREYALEHADWLFGEVMDRESIAFA; encoded by the coding sequence ATGGAGTTCGATCCAGACACGACTGCCGTCGTCGTCGTGGACATGCAAAACGGCTTCTGTCACCAGGAGGGGAGCCTCTACGCCCCGGCCAGCGAGGACGCGATCGACCCCTGCGTCGAACTGATCGACCGCGCCGGTGAGATGGGCGCGTCAGTCGTCTACACCCGCGACGTCCACACCGACGAACAGTTCGAAGACGCCCACTACTACGACGAGTTCGACCGCTGGGGCGAACACGTCCTTGAAGGCACCTGGGACGCCGAACTCGTCGCGAAGCTCAAGTCCCGCGACGCCGATCTGATCGTCGAGAAACACACCTACGACGCCTTCCACGAGACCCAACTCGACGGGTGGCTCACGGCCCACGGGATCGACGACCTGCTCATCTGTGGGACGCTCGCGAACGTCTGTGTCCTCCATACTGCCGGCAGCGCCGGCCTCCGGGACTACCGCCCGCTCCTCGTCGAGGACGCCGTGGGCTATCTCGAGGAAGACCATCGAGAGTACGCCCTAGAGCACGCCGACTGGCTGTTCGGCGAGGTAATGGATCGCGAGTCGATCGCGTTCGCGTGA
- a CDS encoding DUF5806 family protein, with protein MDDRSSPADGKEKQDVSSTATDGDVDSAASADEAGSDRHDSAGTAPDRHDSAGTAPDRHDSAEETVGKSDGAVDDSAEETDRADSSDTVTDDQDDVPADVRNYERFQKIDGGTYERANDFLRERTYITAREWAIARLCADFRTETGVEMTKIGENLPELVPFMTDTYSPQAVNQARASFEEKVRMAGATFLYGAMSDFFTADELDDLMYEATEVAKFLLEVEGVELSVGEELEAEDRISEVMREVREQSVALRHDEAECPECGHTFEVAVDE; from the coding sequence ATGGACGACCGCTCATCGCCCGCGGACGGGAAAGAAAAGCAAGACGTCTCCTCGACAGCAACGGACGGCGACGTCGATTCGGCGGCGAGCGCAGACGAGGCTGGATCCGACCGACACGATTCGGCCGGCACCGCGCCCGACCGACACGATTCGGCCGGCACCGCGCCCGACCGACACGATTCGGCCGAGGAGACCGTCGGCAAATCGGACGGAGCCGTCGACGATTCGGCCGAAGAGACGGATCGAGCCGACAGTTCGGACACCGTCACAGACGACCAAGACGACGTCCCCGCGGACGTCCGCAACTACGAACGCTTCCAGAAGATCGACGGCGGCACTTACGAGCGGGCCAACGATTTCCTCCGGGAGCGGACCTATATCACCGCCCGCGAGTGGGCCATCGCCCGTCTCTGTGCGGACTTCCGGACCGAAACCGGCGTCGAGATGACCAAGATCGGCGAGAACCTGCCCGAGCTCGTCCCCTTCATGACCGATACGTACTCGCCCCAGGCCGTCAACCAGGCCCGGGCCTCATTCGAGGAGAAGGTCCGGATGGCCGGCGCGACCTTCCTCTATGGCGCGATGAGCGACTTCTTCACCGCCGACGAACTCGACGATCTGATGTACGAGGCCACCGAGGTCGCGAAGTTCCTCCTGGAGGTCGAAGGCGTCGAGTTGAGCGTCGGCGAGGAACTCGAAGCCGAAGACCGTATCTCGGAGGTCATGCGCGAGGTCCGCGAGCAAAGTGTCGCCCTGCGCCACGACGAGGCCGAGTGTCCCGAGTGTGGACATACCTTCGAAGTCGCTGTCGACGAGTGA